The Nitrospiria bacterium genomic interval TCTCATTTCGATGGTTGAAGCGATATTCCACCTCTTTAAGATACATGGGAAAATGAAACTTTGAAACCCCACGGTAATTATACAAGATATGTTTAGTATAACTCCAAAATCCATCAATACCATTGATATGATTCTTTCCGCGATAGGCAAAGGCTTTGCTGTGATCCAATCGATGGTGCTTGCCCCAGCGCCTGAGGGAGTTGTAACTTCGAAAAGTGTCGGTGTAGTACACCGATCCCTTTCGGGTGTATTTTCGAATGTGAGCCATGAGCTCATCAGCGATGACCTGTTCAACCACTTTGGTATACACTCTTCCATCACGTTCCAAAAGCCCCAGGACGACGCTTTTACCTGCTGCCCCTCTGCCACGTTTGCCTTTTCTTCTGCCACCAAAATAGGCATCATCAATTTCAATCTCCCCTTTGGGTTTACCTGCTTTAAGGTCGGCCACGTGATAAATCGCTTCGCTCAGGCGCTGGTAGACGCGCGTGACCTGGTAGTCTACGCCAAGGTCCGTGCCCAAACGGTTGGCGGGTTGTTGCTGATAAAACCCGATGACAATTCCAATTTCTTTGCGCAAACGCATAAGCGATTTTTGTTTCCCACAGCTTTCATTGCGGCATCGGAATCTGTCAATGACTTTGAGACACCTGTTGT includes:
- a CDS encoding IS1595 family transposase; translated protein: MRLRKEIGIVIGFYQQQPANRLGTDLGVDYQVTRVYQRLSEAIYHVADLKAGKPKGEIEIDDAYFGGRRKGKRGRGAAGKSVVLGLLERDGRVYTKVVEQVIADELMAHIRKYTRKGSVYYTDTFRSYNSLRRWGKHHRLDHSKAFAYRGKNHINGIDGFWSYTKHILYNYRGVSKFHFPMYLKEVEYRFNHRNENLFKKFLNIYFGYVSH